A stretch of Kaistella flava (ex Peng et al. 2021) DNA encodes these proteins:
- a CDS encoding SDR family oxidoreductase, which yields MSKILITGGAGFIGSNLCDHFIEKGDQVTALDNFATGFRHNIEHLFTNPNFTLIEGDIRDLATCHKACEGQDYILHEAALGSVPRSINDPITSNDVNVGGFLNMLVAARDAKVKRFIYAASSSTYGDSESLPKVEDVIGKPLSPYAITKYVNELYADVFSKTYGMECIGLRYFNVFGRRQTPNGAYAAVIPKFVIQLMNHESPVINGTGDYSRDFTYIDNVIQMNERAMLSDNKEAINTVYNTAVGDRTTLNLLVEYLKEYLSIYDPEIKNVEIIHGPQRAGDIPHSLASVEKAKELLNYNPSHDIKAGLKEAVEWYWANLK from the coding sequence ATGAGTAAAATATTAATTACCGGCGGAGCAGGCTTTATCGGATCCAACCTTTGCGACCACTTTATTGAAAAAGGCGATCAGGTAACGGCCTTAGATAATTTCGCAACCGGTTTCAGACACAATATCGAACACCTGTTCACCAATCCTAATTTCACACTGATCGAAGGCGATATTCGTGACTTAGCAACCTGTCATAAAGCATGTGAAGGGCAGGACTATATTCTTCATGAAGCTGCTTTAGGTTCGGTCCCACGATCTATTAATGATCCGATTACCAGTAATGATGTTAATGTAGGTGGTTTCTTAAATATGCTTGTCGCTGCCAGAGATGCGAAAGTAAAAAGATTCATCTATGCTGCGAGCTCTTCCACTTATGGCGATTCTGAATCGCTGCCTAAAGTAGAGGATGTTATTGGAAAACCTTTGTCACCTTATGCGATTACCAAATATGTGAATGAGCTTTACGCAGACGTGTTCAGTAAAACATACGGGATGGAGTGTATCGGGCTGCGGTATTTCAATGTGTTTGGAAGAAGACAGACTCCAAATGGTGCGTATGCAGCCGTTATTCCGAAATTTGTAATTCAATTGATGAATCATGAAAGTCCGGTGATTAATGGAACCGGAGATTACTCCCGTGATTTTACCTATATCGACAATGTCATTCAGATGAATGAAAGAGCGATGTTGTCTGATAACAAAGAAGCAATCAATACCGTTTACAACACGGCAGTAGGAGATCGCACCACGCTTAATCTTTTGGTAGAATACTTGAAAGAATACCTTTCTATCTACGACCCAGAAATAAAAAATGTCGAAATTATTCACGGCCCCCAAAGAGCCGGCGATATTCCTCATTCTCTGGCATCAGTGGAAAAGGCCAAAGAATTATTAAATTACAACCCTTCTCACGATATAAAAGCCGGTTTAAAAGAAGCGGTGGAGTGGTACTGGGCGAATTTGAAGTAG